Genomic DNA from Hyperolius riggenbachi isolate aHypRig1 chromosome 10, aHypRig1.pri, whole genome shotgun sequence:
gggacatcagcctctattagaagtaatggggagacagtatttgCCTAGTGGGGGAATCAGAAGCCATCAGCCCCTaacagaagtaatggggagacagtaagtGGCCAATggaggagtcaggagacatcagcccctattagaagtaatagggagacagtatgtggccagtgggggagtcaggagacctcagcccctattagaagtagtggggagacagtatgtgcccagtaggGGAGTCAGGAGAAATCAGcctctattagaagtaatggggagacagtatgtggccagtgggggagtcaggagccatcagcccctattagaagtaatagggagacagtatgtggccagtgggggagtcaggagacatcagcccctattaaaagtagtggggagacagtatgtgcccagtaggGGAGTCAGGAGAAATCAGcctctattagaagtaatggggagacagtatgtggccagtgggggagtcaggagaaatCAGCCTCTAtttgaagtaatggggagacagtatgtggccagtggaggagtcaggagacatcagcccctattagaagtaatagggagacagtatgtggccagtgggggagtcaggagacatcagcccctattagaagtagtggggagacagtatgtgcccagtgggggagtcaggagaaatcagcctctattagaagtaatggggagacagtatgtggccagtgggggagtcaagagacatcagcccctattagaagcaatggggagacagtatgtgcccagtaggGAAGTCAGGAGAAATCAGcctctattagaagtaatggggagacagtatgtaccCAGTGGGGGAGTCGGGACATCAGCCTCTATtaaaagtaatggggagacagtatgtacccagtgggggagtcgggacatcagcctctattagaagtaatggggagacagtatgtgtccagtgggggagtcaggagacatcagtccctattagaagtaatggggagacagtatgtgcccagtgggggagtcaggagacatcagtccctattagaagtaatggggagacagtatgtgcccagtgggggagtcaggagacatcagtccctaatagaagtaatggggagacagtatgtgcccagtaggggagtcaggagacatcagcccctattagaagtagtgaggagacagtatgtgcccagtaggGGAGTCAGGAGAAATCAGcctctattagaagtaatggggaggcagtatgtggccagtgggggagtcaagagacatcagcccctattagaagcaatggggagacagtatgtgcccagtaggGGAGTCAGGAGAAATCAGcctctattagaagtaatggggagacagtatgtggccagtggaggagtcaggagacatcagcccctattagaagtaatagggagacagtatgtgcccagtaggggagtcaggagacatcagcccctattagaagtagtgAGGAGACAGTATGTTCCCAGTAGGGGAGTCAGGAGAAATCAGcctctattagaagtaatggggagacagtatgtggccagtgggggagtcaagagacatcagcccctattagaagcaatggggagacagtatgtgcccagtaggGGAGTCAGGAGAAATCAGcctctattagaagtaatggggagacagtatgtaccCAGTGGGGGAGTCGGGACATCAGCCTCTATtaaaagtaatggggagacagtatgtacccagtgggggagtcgggacatcagcctctattagaagtaatggggagacagtatgtgtccAGTGGggaagtcaggagacatcagtccctattagaagtaatggggagacagtatgtgcccagtgggggagtcaggagacatcagtccctattagaagtaatggggagacagtatgtgcccagtgggggagtcaggagacttcAGCCTCTATTAGaaataatggggagacagtatgtggccagtgggggagtcaggagacatcagcccctattagaagtaatggggagacagtatgtgtccagtgggggagtcaggagacatcagcccctattagaagtaatggggagacagtatgtggccagtgggggagtcaggagacatcagcccctattagaagtaatgggaagCCAGTATGTGTCCagtggggagtcaggagacatcagcctctattagaagtaatgggtagacagtatgtggccagtgggggagtcaggagacatcagcccctattagaagtaatggggagacagtatgtgcccagtgggggagtcgggagacatcagcccctattagaagtaatggggagacattatgtgcccagtgggggagtcgggacatcagcctctattagaagtaatggggagacggtATTTGCCTAGTGAGGGAATCAGAAGCCATCAGCCCCTaacagaagtaatggggagacagtgtgTGTCCAGTggaggagtcaggagacatcagcccctattataaGTAATTGGGAGACAGTATGtgtccagtgggggagtcaggagacatcagcccctattagaagtaatggggagacagtttgCGGCCAGTGGGAGAGTCAGGAGGTGTCAGCGCCTATtataagtaatggggagacagtgtgtccagtgggggagtcagtagacatcagcccctattagaagtaatggggagacagtatgtggccagtgggggagtcaggagacatcagccactATTAGAAATAATGGGTAGACAGTATGTGTCCAGTGGGGGAGtcgggagacatcagcccctattagaagtaatggggagacagtgtgtccagtgggggagtcagtagacatcagcccctattagaagtaatggggagacagtatgtggccagtgggggagtcaggagacatcagcccctattagaaataatggggagacagtatgtgtccagtgggggagtcaggagacatcagcccctattagaagtaatggggagacagtatgtgtccagtgggggagtcaggagacatatttTAGAAGTAAACGAGAGACAGTAGCTCCTCTGTTATCAGCCTTTTGAGAGCAGGGGATACTGCACTGCATCCGTATTGTGATGTGATGAAATACAATGCAGAGTGTGTGGTTTGAATAAACCCCGGTAGtgaaaggcatatggaggctgcccctttttttctctttttttttttttttttttttttttttttttttgcaagttgcatgactgacctgctgatcctctgcttcttttactcctataccctgaacaagcatgcagatcaggtgaactgactgaaatctgactggattagctgcattctttcaggtgtatgattcagacactatcgaTGAatgaaagatcagctggactgccaggcaactggtattgtttaaaaggaaataaatatggcagcctctctatTCCTTTTaaatcaggtatcctttaaattaaactttttttcctAGAGCAAGTTCTCATTTTAGGAGCTGTTCTAATGCACGTTCAGAAAACTTCAGTGCCTTAAAAACCTTCACAGCTGTAAAGTATAATTTTGAGGGATAATATTCTATAGCACTAatttagtattttttatttttttttgccaggaAATACATATTTCACTGCAGGAAGATTAAGGTTTTCAGAGCAGGAGAGAGGTAGGAGAGGACAGTACACTCGCAATGTTTcacaggatgggagcagcagctggcgtgatagatggaaccaaaaCAGAGAGCAGAGCTTGGAGAGAGCCGCTCTAAATGGTGGTGAGAGAAGCCGAAGTAGAGAGAGACGGCGTGGCAGACCTAGACGTGCCAGCTGGGCGAGGAGGGTGGAGAGACTAAGGCCCAGTACCAGCCCCAAAAGCAAGTTTGGTGACAACGTTTCTAGACTCAGAGGTGCAGCCAGTCCAGGTAGGAGGACCAGAAACCACCCCACCAATGCTGCTATCGGTAGAATAACCCGTTCAAGTCTTGCTCAAGCTGAATCCTCACCATTCTTCCTGATAGACTCGGGCCAGATCTCCTCAACCCCTGTCAATTCATATCCCTCTACATCTCAATCTCAGTCGTGCTTCTTTCAGCACCAAGGCGATGACTTTGATGAAGGAGAAGATGACGAAAGCATGGCGCAAGCAGGCTCCCAAAGGCTGAGGAACGTCCGTTTCTCTGACCGAGAAAACATGGCTCTGGTGGAGAAGGTTATATGTCATTTCGAACCTTTATTCAGTGAACTGTCCACCAAAACCGAGATGGCGGTTAGGCaccgtctgtggaaagagattacGGAGTCAGTGAATGCCGTAGGCGCCTATAGGAGGAGTGTGGCCCACTGTAAGAAGAGGTATCAAGATATTAAGAAGAGCATCAGAAAAAAAGTCAcgctggagaggagacacaggtaAGTAGGTCCACTAGGATTTTGTTCCCTTCAGCTGGGTGATAATGCTTGAGAAACCTTTGTGTTGTTGGGTGTacagattttttgtttttatgttttcagTGCTATTTCCGGAATCAGTGGTCCTCGGCCTATATTTCTCAACTCGTATGAAGAGAGATTGAAGCCGTACATATACAAATCAAAAAGTGCGAGACGCCGAGAGGTTCTGGACACGCTGATGATGGAAGACTCTTCTGACTCAGGTGAGCTTACTAGGTTAGGCAGAACAGGAAATAATGACCTTACTATTTTGAGGCCATTATTTGTCTGCATTTCACTGATATGTTCCATGCAAGAGACCCAACGTGCCAGTAAAGGGATCCCCAGAATTGGAACTTGCAGTACATTAGTGATATTCTCATAACTGATGCTGTTTGGAAtaattgaggccccttttacaccagCACACTGCGTTGCCCCGCATTGCGCTTCCCCGCTGCAAGGGctatgtaagtctatggagacttgcacacttaaCGTGATTTGCACACTTAACGGCAAGCAAACAGGGGAATCCCGATGAGGAGCGGTGAGTGAACGCTTCCGCCGTACACCTACACTCTGCATATGTAGCCTGTGTGTGGCGAGGCTGCAGTGACACAATGCCGATAAATACTACAGTTCCGCTCTGCCGGGGGAAGGTcacaaagcaaacctgtgatggaTGGAAGAGGATCTGCAAAGCCTCTGGACTATTAAGGTAAGTACtaaattttttaaccacttatacCGCCCGAGACGGTATATCTACgcccgcaggacttcagttcccaaaCAGGGTATTAGATATGTGTCTCCACGTTCTAACACGCCTGCGACACCCCAATTCCCCCCCAGCAGAGTAGTTGAatgctgatcagtgaatgggaacacagttcaccaatcaaagtgcctgtgatcaatgaccacTGCCGTGGTATTTGAGAAAATGAAAGTGTAAGCACACACACTATTCCCTGTGTAcggttcacagtacacaggaataaatTGGTGGGGGACATCtagaggccaaatagtaaaattacacccttacacataaaaatacataaattccccattaaagagaatctgtactctaatattcttacattaaaaagcataccattctattccttattttctcctgtgcccctctgtgctgtttctgccactccctgctgcaatcctggtttgtaatgaacagttttaggcagtgtttacaaacaaaagactgtcttctaaccacagtatcataggctgagaactagcttactgtgtgactcatgcagagcttggagggggtgtgtaaagcttctgccaatgacaagcagtgctgcacattccacacattccagcctctgcccgacagacaccacagaggaaaggagatgagttttattacagagacagcgcaagtaggaaaggctgcagtaagacaggccacattagaacaggtataggaacttataggatagaagaaataaggctttaaattttgttacagagtcgctTTAAAATTAACCCTTATCTTCctaactctcccatagttaccaaaataaaacatttgtatatattgaaaaaataaactttaaaaaaatacataaataagttACCTTAgcgactcaacttttttaatatttatgtcatgagattacattactgttatttttgcaaataagggcttgtaattagtgacggaaccaaaactgaaaaaaaaattacacctttatttccaaataaaatgttgtggCCATACGTTGTACTAGagacatattttaaacattgtactaaccgggacaaatgggcaaataaaatgtgtgggttttatccagagtagcacattttattttaaaactataatgccagaaaactgagaaataatctcttccattttttcttatgattcccattaaaatgcacttagaataaaataattcttatcaaaatgtaccacccaaagaaagtctaactggtggcaaaaaaaaacaagctatagatcattttgttgtaataagtagtaataaagttattggcgaatgaaagggaggagtgctgaaatgtgaaaattgctctggtccataagggggaaatccTCCtagtggcgaagtggttaagcatttgTGATAAAATCTTAAATTATCTCCAgttattgaaatgatactgtataGGTATCAGATTGCACAGACTGACTTGCAAGCGCCTCTAGTCCTTCTGAGAAGTATTTTTATGCGTTGAGCTGTTTAATTAGATGCAAAGACTACAtgagctcaaataacgggcagaCAAAGCAGTAGTGACCTTTAATTGTTGGTGGGGTCACTGCCTGGATTCTCTTATATCTGCTAGTAATGTTGCAACGTCCTGCATCTAACTGGCTGTTTTAAATCTTACTTTGGACTTTCAGGTGTTCCTGCCAATTTTAGGATGTCCCTATGCTTCCTGTAACATTTTCTATAATATATAACACATTCAAATTCCAGTAAGCAGAGTGGAAGGACCTAATACACTTGTAGCAGAGGTGAAGACTTGAGAGTGCAATAAACATATCTAACCTCTAAAGTTCTCAAGAGCTCAAATAATCTTAGGTACTTTTTGTAGATTGGATTTGGAATTAGTTTGGTTTCAGTTTGAAATCCGTTCATGCCCCAACTACTTTATTGAATGGGCTACTGTGGTCAAACTGAGGTCAACCTGAAGCAAAATCAGACTGAAATCTCTCATGTCCATGTACAGTAGCACTAAAGATAATTTTTGGAGTATTTTTCTTTATTATTGCATTTTTacaactttgtgtgtgtgtgtgtgtgtgtgtgtgtgttttttttttgtaccatatGGATCATTAACTCTTTGTATATAGGGGCTTTGATATCAGTTTGCTTTCTGTTTCTGTTTTTATTCCTTGTAAAATGAGTTCATGCCCCACTATATTGGTGAATGGAAAATGAGGGTAAAACGGAGGTCAGCCTGATTTTAACTGAAGACAAACATCCATTTATAATAGCATCAAAATTATCTTTTGGAGTTGTTCTTGTATGGTTATCATTTTCTTTGTGTGCTTTATTTTCCTTAGATTTTGACATGCATGACAGTCCAATTCCAAGTCCACCCAGCACAGAGGAACAACAGGACACTGGGCATTGTTCTCAGGCCGACGAGGATAGCACCACGGGGTTTCCAGAATCCTTAGAAGAAAATGGAGAGCAGAGGCATCACAAGGTCTCTGGCGAACGTGCCACGTCTCCAAAAAGTGGTCCTGTGCTTCGGCCAAGGCATTCCTCTACTGGTGGACAAAAGTCTACTGCTAAAGAGGACAAGACCGGCAAATTGGATGAACGAGGTAAAAAACGCTTTCTACGTGAGCAAATCATGCACAGGAAAATGTTGATGAGGAAGCTAAACGCCCTTCATGAAGATGTTTGCCACCTCACTCAGACCTTGGCAAGTGCCACCTCGGTGCAGAGTAGCTTCTTGGAGAGGATTGCTGGAGCTCTAGAAGAGAAAAACCGCATAGAGATGGTGCAACAAAAGACTCTGGAGAGTATGAATGAGACACTTCATCGTACCTGTGTCCATCTAGGACTCAGTTCATCTGGTGCAGATAATTCAAAGGGGCAGCCTGGTCAAACCTGACTTCTGGACATCATCTACCACATTTCATTGGACTGCTTGTCTTTCTTAATCCCTCAACTTCTGGCATAGGGAATTAGTCCTAAATCTGAGCCTGTGGAAATTAAAGCTTAGTCTTCTCAGCTTCCATCTCCACCTGACATATTTTTCAGAGAGGGAAAGACTGCCAGACTACATCTCTCCCCAAAAGTACCATAAAGAGATCTGCTGAGCCTATCTGCAGAGACTACAATCTGTGGATAACAGATAACCTGTATTCAAGTTCAGTCTTGGCTCCAGGATGAATGTTTATTTTACTTTATGGGTAGAGCAGAAAGGAATTAGTAACTCTTAAGTTTTTAATGCTGTCTATGTCCACATCTGAGAGAAAtcacctcacttcctgtcctgagaggaagtggttaaagcatatgTCCTATCACAGAAATCTGACTGTACAGCTTTGTGTGGGTAGGCGGGCACAAAACTAAACCTTGCATAACTGCTAAAAGAGCAGGTTGGAAACCCCCATTCTTATCTTCCGCAATGTATACTTGCGTGGATGTGTTATTGTTTATATATGTCTGTTGAACCAAATTAGCTGTAAAAATCACGGTACCTGGTGCTTTTGGCACCAGAACCATTGCAATGTATGAAGATTCCACCACTACACCAAAAGACGTGCAGGTGCTGAGATGAAGAAAGGGACGCATGCGCCACCAAGAGGCCTGTGCCAGAAGTACACATTGGACTGTAATCTTggctttaatcttttttttttttttttttttaatgcagtgtTTTTTTCTGACTGCATCTTCAGACTTCTGAA
This window encodes:
- the LOC137534523 gene encoding uncharacterized protein isoform X2; translated protein: MGDMKGDMKGELKGGAEQIYVREEEPYHEEDITPEMNTGNTYFTAGRLRFSEQERGRRGQYTRNVSQDGSSSWRDRWNQNREQSLERAALNGGERSRSRERRRGRPRRASWARRVERLRPSTSPKSKFGDNVSRLRGAASPGRRTRNHPTNAAIGRITRSSLAQAESSPFFLIDSGQISSTPVNSYPSTSQSQSCFFQHQGDDFDEGEDDESMAQAGSQRLRNVRFSDRENMALVEKVICHFEPLFSELSTKTEMAVRHRLWKEITESVNAVGAYRRSVAHCKKRYQDIKKSIRKKVTLERRHSAISGISGPRPIFLNSYEERLKPYIYKSKSARRREVLDTLMMEDSSDSDFDMHDSPIPSPPSTEEQQDTGHCSQADEDSTTGFPESLEENGEQRHHKVSGERATSPKSGPVLRPRHSSTGGQKSTAKEDKTGKLDERGKKRFLREQIMHRKMLMRKLNALHEDVCHLTQTLASATSVQSSFLERIAGALEEKNRIEMVQQKTLESMNETLHRTCVHLGLSSSGADNSKGQPGQT
- the LOC137534523 gene encoding uncharacterized protein isoform X1 — translated: MENQMDESGLRNATDRCTGPLYSWDSSQEHHNIPQDHYIKVEVKEEVEGAYMRGDESFNDEEIPPEINADGSINRNPPWRGAGNFYTWDSTQEHLNIPHHYQDENMGDMKGDMKGELKGGAEQIYVREEEPYHEEDITPEMNTGNTYFTAGRLRFSEQERGRRGQYTRNVSQDGSSSWRDRWNQNREQSLERAALNGGERSRSRERRRGRPRRASWARRVERLRPSTSPKSKFGDNVSRLRGAASPGRRTRNHPTNAAIGRITRSSLAQAESSPFFLIDSGQISSTPVNSYPSTSQSQSCFFQHQGDDFDEGEDDESMAQAGSQRLRNVRFSDRENMALVEKVICHFEPLFSELSTKTEMAVRHRLWKEITESVNAVGAYRRSVAHCKKRYQDIKKSIRKKVTLERRHSAISGISGPRPIFLNSYEERLKPYIYKSKSARRREVLDTLMMEDSSDSDFDMHDSPIPSPPSTEEQQDTGHCSQADEDSTTGFPESLEENGEQRHHKVSGERATSPKSGPVLRPRHSSTGGQKSTAKEDKTGKLDERGKKRFLREQIMHRKMLMRKLNALHEDVCHLTQTLASATSVQSSFLERIAGALEEKNRIEMVQQKTLESMNETLHRTCVHLGLSSSGADNSKGQPGQT